The proteins below are encoded in one region of Macrococcus armenti:
- a CDS encoding NifU family protein gives MPLNFFRKICYIDYTKELSNYIVLLLKGVIMTTEQQTMFDQVNEVLDKLRPFLLRDGGDCELVDVEDGIVKLRLLGACGTCPSSTITLKAGIERALLEEVPGVVEVEQVF, from the coding sequence ATCCCCCTTAATTTTTTTAGAAAAATATGCTATATTGATTATACTAAAGAATTGAGTAATTACATAGTATTACTCTTGAAAGGAGTTATTATGACAACTGAACAACAAACAATGTTTGATCAAGTTAATGAAGTTTTAGATAAGTTACGTCCTTTCTTATTAAGAGATGGCGGAGACTGTGAACTAGTAGATGTTGAAGACGGGATTGTTAAATTACGTTTATTAGGTGCTTGCGGTACTTGCCCTTCATCAACTATCACTTTAAAAGCTGGTATCGAACGTGCATTATTAGAAGAAGTACCAGGTGTAGTAGAAGTAGAACAAGTATTTTAA
- a CDS encoding DUF86 domain-containing protein, which translates to MYFVDRDELNNKLDYIENLSKNLETSETFALERIAHMLIESVVDVGNMIIDGFIMRDPGSYKDVLDILEMEIVIPSRDADMMRDTLKYRQWFVREYTHIDHVEVKRAFMDNIESYQNFKMNVNTFINNELGPVSAFGKGGKVEEV; encoded by the coding sequence ATGTATTTCGTAGATAGAGATGAATTAAATAACAAACTGGATTATATTGAAAACTTATCAAAAAACCTTGAGACGAGTGAAACATTTGCATTAGAGCGTATTGCACATATGTTAATTGAGAGTGTTGTAGATGTCGGGAATATGATAATAGACGGCTTTATTATGCGTGACCCTGGAAGTTATAAAGATGTGCTCGATATATTAGAGATGGAGATAGTTATTCCGTCACGTGATGCAGACATGATGCGAGATACATTGAAGTACAGACAATGGTTCGTAAGAGAATATACGCATATCGATCACGTTGAAGTGAAACGAGCATTTATGGACAACATCGAAAGTTATCAAAACTTCAAGATGAATGTAAATACATTTATTAATAATGAATTAGGACCGGTATCAGCATTTGGAAAGGGTGGCAAAGTTGAAGAAGTATAA
- the dltB gene encoding D-alanyl-lipoteichoic acid biosynthesis protein DltB, with amino-acid sequence MIPYGDFPFFMISLALLLPVIVLGLMGKRNEYYNWIVTVIMLVLIFKDPNKNLFGVSFLSFEMISFVLFLIYQLVLIKVYLKMVKVSNTLPRFVTLIILSILPLAIVKIIQSSLFGFTGHIGTFSIKSIIGFLGISYIMFKCIQIIMEIRDKRIKEINLLEVAKFLTFFPTISSGPIDRFKRFNKDITKGFTKEKYADMLQKAIHYIFIGFLYKYIIAYYINQKVILNINFDSADIWMKIIYMYGYSFYLFFDFAGYSLFAIAFSYIMGIETPPNFNQPFKAKNIKDFWNRWHMSLSFWFRDMVYMRFVFFVSKNKYIKNNFTTSNIGFMINFLIMGIWHGVEWFYMAYGLYHGILFVLYGYYEQYRKKHPYKLPAKVVDAMGIIITFHVVAFGFLIFSGKLF; translated from the coding sequence ATGATACCTTATGGTGATTTTCCGTTCTTTATGATTTCCCTTGCATTATTATTACCGGTCATCGTGCTTGGCCTAATGGGCAAGCGTAACGAATATTATAACTGGATTGTTACAGTTATTATGCTCGTGCTCATTTTTAAAGACCCGAATAAAAACTTATTTGGTGTATCTTTCTTATCGTTTGAAATGATCAGCTTTGTACTCTTTTTAATTTATCAACTTGTACTGATTAAAGTTTATTTAAAGATGGTTAAAGTGAGCAATACGTTACCGCGCTTTGTAACGCTTATAATCTTATCGATATTACCGCTTGCAATTGTTAAGATTATACAAAGTTCATTATTTGGATTTACAGGACATATTGGAACGTTCTCTATAAAATCGATTATCGGTTTCCTTGGAATTTCATATATTATGTTCAAATGTATCCAGATTATAATGGAAATTCGTGATAAGCGTATAAAAGAAATTAACTTACTTGAAGTTGCGAAATTTTTAACATTTTTCCCGACAATTTCATCAGGACCAATTGACCGATTTAAGCGATTTAATAAAGATATTACGAAAGGTTTTACGAAAGAGAAATACGCAGATATGCTGCAAAAGGCAATACATTATATATTTATCGGATTTTTGTATAAATATATCATTGCGTATTATATCAATCAAAAAGTAATATTAAATATTAATTTTGACAGTGCTGATATATGGATGAAAATCATCTATATGTATGGCTATAGTTTTTATCTGTTCTTTGATTTTGCCGGGTATAGTTTATTTGCAATTGCATTCAGCTATATAATGGGGATCGAAACGCCTCCAAACTTCAACCAGCCATTTAAAGCTAAAAATATTAAAGACTTCTGGAACAGATGGCATATGTCATTATCATTCTGGTTCAGAGATATGGTCTACATGAGATTTGTATTTTTCGTATCTAAGAATAAATATATTAAGAATAACTTTACGACGAGCAACATTGGATTTATGATTAATTTTTTAATTATGGGAATATGGCACGGTGTTGAATGGTTTTATATGGCTTACGGTTTATACCACGGCATACTATTCGTGCTATACGGTTACTACGAGCAGTACCGTAAAAAACATCCATATAAATTACCGGCAAAAGTAGTAGATGCTATGGGTATTATTATTACTTTCCATGTTGTAGCATTTGGCTTTTTAATCTTTTCAGGAAAACTATTTTAG
- a CDS encoding YuzD family protein, translating to MINVIIYGADVVCASCVNAPTSKDIYDWIQPNLTRKFPDLEFNFTYIDINNSSNLTDHDENIIEQINNDELFYPLITMDDEIVADGYIQLPQVTKFVEKTYL from the coding sequence ATGATAAATGTTATCATCTATGGTGCAGATGTAGTGTGTGCAAGCTGTGTAAATGCACCTACGTCAAAAGATATTTATGACTGGATTCAACCGAATTTAACGAGAAAGTTTCCTGATTTAGAATTTAATTTTACGTATATTGATATTAATAATAGTTCTAATTTAACAGATCATGATGAGAATATTATTGAACAGATTAATAATGATGAGCTTTTTTATCCTTTAATTACGATGGATGATGAAATCGTTGCGGATGGATATATTCAGCTACCACAAGTAACTAAATTTGTAGAGAAGACGTATCTATAA
- the dltD gene encoding D-alanyl-lipoteichoic acid biosynthesis protein DltD, with protein MIKKFLPAIIALTVFAVFLLIPAPFIKRFIPLNTATGEGVNLNETTFKGSAIQTEMFDEPKFYPIFGSSELEKRDPFHPTRIFKEKSFGKIPFLIGTGGSTDLIHAINIGSHIGHIENKKIAIIISPQWFTKKGLEDNNFSARYSQLQLNNLLSNPDVSPELKQKLSKRLMHFSATKEDSQVMLYSQNTADNSTVSNSFTDDIYDDLMKKNDIFKSKFMFHNNRFKVKHNIDLREKTWPQIREIAADYGRKHATNNPYFMKNQYYNMIQKHQKKLYRPGEFYVNSQEFNDLQLLLDVLKEAKADPLFISIPANGKWYDHIKIPAEQRKPVYDKINQQITNAGFKIYDLTDKEYEPYVLSDAVHIGWKGWTYIDEQMENHIHNRPITNP; from the coding sequence ATGATTAAGAAGTTTTTACCTGCAATCATCGCTCTAACCGTATTTGCAGTGTTCTTATTAATACCAGCACCATTTATTAAACGATTTATCCCGCTTAATACAGCTACAGGTGAAGGCGTTAATTTAAATGAAACAACGTTTAAAGGAAGTGCAATTCAGACGGAAATGTTCGATGAACCGAAGTTTTATCCGATATTTGGTTCAAGTGAATTAGAAAAACGAGACCCTTTTCATCCAACACGTATCTTTAAAGAAAAATCGTTCGGCAAAATACCTTTTCTGATTGGAACAGGTGGTTCAACAGATTTAATACATGCAATTAATATCGGTAGTCATATCGGTCATATTGAAAACAAGAAAATTGCAATTATTATTTCACCACAATGGTTTACTAAAAAAGGATTAGAAGATAATAACTTTTCAGCACGTTATTCACAACTACAGTTGAATAACTTACTGAGTAATCCCGATGTTTCACCAGAATTGAAACAAAAATTAAGCAAACGATTAATGCACTTCTCTGCGACGAAAGAAGATTCGCAAGTGATGCTTTATTCACAGAATACTGCAGATAACAGCACTGTTTCAAATTCGTTTACTGATGATATATATGATGACTTAATGAAGAAAAACGATATATTCAAGTCTAAGTTTATGTTCCATAACAATCGATTTAAAGTGAAACATAATATAGATTTACGTGAAAAAACTTGGCCGCAAATAAGAGAAATTGCTGCCGATTATGGTAGAAAACATGCTACTAACAACCCATACTTCATGAAGAATCAATACTATAATATGATTCAAAAACATCAGAAGAAATTATACCGACCTGGAGAGTTTTATGTAAATTCACAGGAGTTCAATGATTTACAATTATTATTGGATGTATTAAAAGAAGCAAAGGCAGATCCGTTATTCATATCTATTCCTGCAAACGGAAAATGGTATGATCATATTAAAATTCCGGCTGAACAACGAAAACCTGTTTATGATAAAATTAATCAACAAATTACAAATGCTGGATTTAAAATTTATGATTTAACGGATAAAGAGTATGAACCGTATGTTTTAAGTGATGCCGTCCATATCGGATGGAAAGGCTGGACTTATATTGATGAGCAGATGGAAAATCATATTCATAATAGACCGATTACAAATCCATAA
- the dltA gene encoding D-alanine--poly(phosphoribitol) ligase subunit DltA — translation MKFLNTFRSLVETQPDAKAFIHRDETMTYRVLDALSDDLGEQIKHSKKPLIVYGHMSKWMIVGMIGALKAGIGYVPIDVSIPRDRIEKIFETIQPELIFATEQMETDVKVITPDDVSESSAQLVGVQHSDVAYTIFTSGSTGMPKGVEILGESLDEFIDWMASLYVRQEENYWLNQAPLSFDLSVMAVYPALATGSALVMIDKDMIKKPIGIYETLKQYPMSAWVSTPSFMEMCLMLPEFDMAHHENLKHFYFCGEALKHKTAENLKSKFNESRIYNTYGPTEATVAVTGIEVTDEVLSKYNPLPVGYARPGVSLSINDDELHIHGKAVSIGYVNAPDKTAAQFYNNGERSYKTGDKGRIEDGLLFIDGRIDFQIKLNGYRMELEEIEHVITEQQGIQGCIVTPIEKQGKVQYLVAHVITSSFDENELKEQLKTVLPEYMIPRKFNVIEQLPMTANGKVDRKALIGEN, via the coding sequence ATGAAATTTTTAAATACATTCAGATCACTTGTAGAAACGCAACCTGATGCCAAAGCTTTTATCCATCGTGATGAAACGATGACATATCGCGTTTTAGATGCATTAAGTGATGATTTAGGTGAGCAAATTAAGCATTCAAAAAAACCTTTAATCGTTTATGGACATATGTCTAAATGGATGATTGTTGGAATGATTGGTGCATTAAAAGCAGGTATCGGTTATGTGCCGATTGACGTATCAATTCCGAGAGATCGCATTGAAAAAATCTTCGAAACGATTCAACCTGAATTAATTTTTGCAACGGAACAAATGGAAACGGATGTTAAAGTAATAACGCCAGATGACGTGTCTGAATCCAGTGCACAGCTTGTTGGCGTTCAACATAGTGACGTTGCTTATACAATCTTTACGAGTGGTTCAACTGGTATGCCTAAAGGTGTTGAAATATTAGGAGAATCATTAGATGAGTTTATTGATTGGATGGCATCACTGTACGTAAGGCAAGAAGAGAATTACTGGTTAAATCAGGCGCCATTATCATTTGATTTATCCGTGATGGCGGTTTACCCGGCACTTGCAACAGGTAGTGCACTCGTTATGATTGATAAAGATATGATAAAAAAACCAATCGGTATATATGAAACGTTGAAGCAATACCCAATGTCTGCCTGGGTTTCAACGCCATCTTTCATGGAAATGTGTTTAATGTTACCGGAATTTGATATGGCACATCATGAAAATTTAAAACATTTTTATTTCTGTGGAGAAGCATTGAAGCATAAGACAGCTGAAAATTTAAAGTCTAAATTCAATGAGAGCCGTATATATAATACGTATGGTCCAACTGAAGCGACAGTTGCGGTTACTGGTATTGAAGTAACGGATGAAGTACTTAGCAAGTATAATCCACTACCAGTTGGATATGCACGTCCAGGTGTATCGTTATCGATCAATGACGATGAATTACACATTCATGGTAAAGCAGTAAGTATCGGTTATGTGAATGCGCCCGATAAAACTGCTGCACAATTTTATAATAATGGTGAACGCAGCTATAAAACAGGTGATAAAGGACGTATTGAAGACGGATTATTATTTATTGACGGGAGAATTGACTTCCAGATAAAACTTAATGGTTACAGAATGGAATTAGAAGAAATAGAACATGTAATAACAGAACAGCAAGGTATTCAAGGGTGCATCGTAACACCAATTGAAAAGCAGGGGAAAGTACAGTATCTTGTTGCACATGTCATTACATCATCATTTGATGAAAATGAATTGAAAGAACAACTTAAGACGGTGCTACCTGAATATATGATTCCTAGAAAGTTTAATGTTATTGAGCAGCTACCGATGACTGCGAACGGTAAAGTAGACCGAAAAGCATTGATAGGTGAAAATTAA
- the dltC gene encoding D-alanine--poly(phosphoribitol) ligase subunit 2, translating to MEFKQEVLDVIAEVAENDIVKENPDVKIFDENILDSFATVGLLLALNERLDMDLTITDFDRDEWATPNMIVEVLEGLR from the coding sequence ATGGAATTTAAACAAGAAGTATTAGATGTAATTGCAGAAGTTGCAGAAAACGATATCGTGAAAGAAAATCCGGATGTAAAGATTTTTGATGAGAACATTTTAGATTCATTTGCAACAGTAGGATTATTGCTTGCTTTAAACGAACGTTTAGATATGGATTTAACGATAACGGATTTCGACCGTGATGAATGGGCAACACCAAATATGATTGTTGAAGTATTAGAAGGATTAAGATGA
- a CDS encoding teichoic acid D-Ala incorporation-associated protein DltX: MNFNLFKNENTKLVCLTLLYISILFALFWIYAGGSVENNFIYNEF; encoded by the coding sequence ATGAACTTTAATTTATTTAAAAATGAAAATACAAAACTCGTATGTTTAACATTGCTCTATATATCGATATTATTTGCTTTGTTCTGGATTTATGCAGGCGGAAGCGTTGAAAACAACTTTATTTATAATGAATTTTAA
- a CDS encoding TIGR01457 family HAD-type hydrolase, with protein sequence MKKYKGYLLDLDGTMYAGTRVIEGAKEFIEYLSNHNLPYLFVTNNASKRPDEVAEKLTQMGFVATADNVVTSAMATASYIAAESPGATVYVIGGTGIRQALTDEGLVIKDSEHVDYVVIGLDVDINYEKLSTACLAVRNGAKFISTNPDTSIPTERGFLPGNGAITSVITVSTGVEPKFIGKPMETIMNKAVDIIKLPKEEIVMIGDLYMTDIMSGINAGIDTLHVQTGVSTYEQVMAEQVPPTYSVKNLMEVINLYEQ encoded by the coding sequence TTGAAGAAGTATAAAGGATATTTACTTGATCTGGATGGTACGATGTATGCAGGAACACGTGTCATTGAAGGTGCAAAAGAATTTATTGAATATTTGTCGAATCATAACTTACCATATTTATTTGTGACGAATAATGCTTCAAAGCGCCCGGATGAAGTCGCTGAAAAATTAACGCAGATGGGATTTGTTGCAACAGCTGATAATGTTGTAACGAGCGCGATGGCAACAGCAAGCTATATTGCAGCTGAAAGTCCTGGTGCTACTGTTTATGTTATTGGTGGAACTGGGATTAGACAAGCACTTACGGATGAGGGGTTAGTCATTAAAGACTCAGAACATGTAGATTATGTAGTCATAGGTTTAGATGTCGATATTAATTATGAAAAATTATCGACAGCATGTCTTGCAGTTCGAAACGGTGCGAAGTTTATTTCGACAAATCCTGATACGTCTATTCCGACAGAACGTGGATTTTTACCGGGGAATGGCGCAATCACGAGTGTAATCACAGTGTCGACAGGTGTTGAACCAAAGTTTATCGGTAAACCGATGGAAACAATTATGAATAAAGCGGTAGACATCATAAAACTTCCGAAAGAAGAGATTGTTATGATCGGTGATTTATATATGACTGACATTATGAGTGGTATAAATGCTGGCATTGATACACTTCATGTTCAAACAGGTGTGAGTACATATGAACAAGTTATGGCAGAACAAGTACCACCGACGTATAGTGTTAAAAACTTAATGGAAGTCATTAATTTATATGAACAATAA